A DNA window from Actinokineospora baliensis contains the following coding sequences:
- a CDS encoding XRE family transcriptional regulator, whose amino-acid sequence MSPTPVDWPAVARCITERLTELGLTQRELALRSQVSQAIIRELQYNTLQRNRSTRTLQALSTTLELHPHHLTQLLHGHTPPPPHTDPEPEDPVAQRLAAIEHRMVEMAETLDQFRVDLAMILHNTRRA is encoded by the coding sequence ATGAGCCCAACCCCCGTCGATTGGCCCGCGGTCGCCCGCTGCATCACCGAACGCCTCACCGAACTCGGCTTAACCCAACGCGAACTCGCCCTACGCTCACAGGTCTCCCAAGCCATCATCCGCGAACTGCAATACAACACCCTCCAACGCAACCGCAGCACCCGAACCCTCCAAGCCCTCTCCACCACCCTCGAACTCCACCCCCACCACCTCACCCAACTCCTCCACGGCCACACCCCACCACCCCCGCACACCGACCCCGAACCCGAAGACCCCGTGGCGCAACGACTCGCGGCGATCGAGCACCGCATGGTCGAGATGGCGGAGACGCTTGACCAGTTCCGGGTCGACCTGGCGATGATCCTGCACAACACCCGCCGCGCCTAG
- a CDS encoding glycosyltransferase family 2 protein codes for MTETVEVVLPCLNEEEALPTVLRALPEGYTALVVDNGSTDDTAAVARELGARVVAEPRRGYGAAVHAGLANARADLVAVLDADGSVHPTELLTLVRLVREGADLAVGRRVNSHRSVQPWHAKAGNAVLSAMLRRRGVPVHDIASVRVGHREKLLALGVADRAFGYPVELLVRAARSGWRIEEVDVPYLPRAGGKSKVSGSVLGTVRAVRDLGTAVLRS; via the coding sequence GTGACCGAAACAGTCGAGGTGGTCCTACCGTGCCTGAACGAGGAGGAGGCCCTGCCGACCGTGTTGCGCGCGTTGCCGGAGGGCTACACCGCCCTGGTGGTGGACAACGGCTCCACCGACGACACCGCCGCGGTGGCTCGTGAACTCGGCGCCCGGGTCGTGGCCGAACCGCGCCGCGGCTACGGCGCCGCCGTCCACGCAGGCCTGGCGAACGCCCGCGCTGATCTGGTGGCGGTCCTCGACGCCGACGGTTCGGTGCACCCGACCGAGTTGCTGACCCTCGTGCGCCTGGTGCGGGAAGGCGCGGACCTGGCCGTGGGTCGCCGGGTGAACTCACACCGGTCTGTGCAGCCGTGGCACGCCAAGGCGGGCAACGCGGTGCTGTCCGCGATGTTGCGCCGCCGAGGTGTCCCCGTGCACGACATCGCGTCCGTCCGCGTGGGCCACCGCGAGAAACTGCTCGCGCTCGGGGTTGCCGACCGCGCTTTCGGGTATCCGGTGGAATTGCTGGTGCGCGCTGCCCGATCGGGCTGGCGGATCGAGGAGGTCGACGTGCCCTACCTCCCGCGCGCGGGTGGCAAGTCCAAAGTGTCCGGTTCGGTGCTCGGCACCGTCCGGGCCGTCCGCGACCTCGGAACGGCGGTACTGCGCTCATGA
- a CDS encoding TIGR04282 family arsenosugar biosynthesis glycosyltransferase: protein MTPKTALLVLAKSPRPGFVKTRLCPPATPEQAAKVAAAALLDTVLALREVPDAQPVIALSGDLDEAVDRAELRAALRDLPVIVQRGETLGERITAAHEDVAELLPGADSLQVGMDTPQISPELLGACCRALRSHGTDALLGPAADGGWWVLGLRDPRQAKVIIDVPTSRDDTGERTADALRGHGLHLVGAPELTDVDTVDDARLVAASVPGSRFAAAVRELV, encoded by the coding sequence ATGACCCCCAAGACCGCTCTGCTCGTGCTGGCCAAGTCACCACGGCCGGGATTCGTCAAGACCAGGCTCTGTCCACCCGCGACACCGGAACAAGCGGCCAAGGTCGCGGCCGCCGCGTTGCTCGACACCGTGCTGGCCCTGCGCGAGGTGCCCGACGCGCAGCCGGTGATCGCGCTGTCCGGTGACCTCGACGAGGCGGTCGACCGCGCCGAACTGCGGGCCGCGCTGCGGGATCTTCCGGTGATCGTCCAACGCGGGGAGACCCTGGGGGAGCGGATCACCGCCGCGCACGAGGACGTCGCCGAGTTGCTGCCCGGCGCGGACAGCCTGCAGGTCGGCATGGACACCCCGCAGATCAGCCCGGAACTGCTCGGCGCCTGTTGCCGCGCGTTGCGCTCTCACGGCACCGATGCCCTGCTCGGCCCTGCGGCCGATGGCGGCTGGTGGGTGCTCGGCCTGCGCGACCCGCGGCAAGCCAAGGTGATCATCGACGTCCCCACCTCGCGCGACGACACCGGCGAGCGGACCGCCGACGCGTTGCGCGGGCACGGGCTGCACCTCGTGGGTGCGCCCGAATTGACCGATGTGGACACCGTCGACGACGCCCGACTCGTGGCCGCTTCGGTCCCCGGTAGCCGCTTCGCCGCCGCGGTGCGGGAGTTGGTGTGA
- a CDS encoding zinc metalloprotease has product MTACAAVLPGVLAPASAASTVEGCVTWAAYPADRPARDDGPIPAAEAAANERDFHARMSARGGVATQAPEATKVYVHVIAKDDTPEGGNVLDAVIDKQLEVLNVDFAPTGFSFALAEITRTVNEAWFSDASGANRQELTRELRAGAAADLNLYVVGAISGGNLGWSTMPAAYQGDQSGDGVGVLFSTLPGGSGAPFAEGRNATHGIGGWMGLYNTFQNGCTAPGDYVDDTPYEASPAFGCPTGRDTCPQPGLDPIRNFMDYSDDSCMTEFTSGQTDRMRQQMATYRDFA; this is encoded by the coding sequence GTGACAGCTTGTGCGGCGGTGTTGCCCGGGGTGCTCGCGCCCGCCAGTGCCGCGAGCACCGTCGAAGGGTGCGTCACCTGGGCCGCGTACCCAGCGGACCGGCCCGCGCGCGACGACGGTCCGATACCAGCCGCCGAGGCCGCCGCGAACGAGCGGGATTTCCACGCACGAATGTCCGCACGCGGCGGCGTCGCCACTCAGGCCCCGGAAGCCACGAAGGTCTACGTCCACGTGATCGCCAAGGATGACACGCCGGAGGGCGGCAACGTCCTCGATGCGGTGATCGACAAGCAGCTGGAGGTCTTGAACGTCGACTTCGCCCCGACGGGGTTCAGCTTCGCGTTGGCGGAGATCACCCGCACGGTCAACGAGGCGTGGTTCAGCGACGCCAGCGGCGCCAACCGGCAGGAACTGACCCGAGAGCTCCGCGCGGGCGCGGCGGCAGACCTCAACCTCTACGTCGTCGGCGCCATCTCAGGTGGGAACCTGGGCTGGTCGACGATGCCCGCCGCGTACCAGGGCGACCAGTCGGGCGACGGCGTCGGGGTCCTGTTCTCCACCCTGCCCGGCGGCTCGGGCGCCCCCTTCGCCGAGGGCAGGAACGCGACCCACGGGATCGGCGGCTGGATGGGCCTGTACAACACCTTCCAAAACGGGTGCACCGCACCCGGGGACTACGTCGACGACACCCCGTACGAGGCCTCGCCAGCCTTCGGTTGCCCGACCGGCCGCGACACCTGCCCCCAACCAGGCCTGGACCCGATCCGCAACTTCATGGACTACAGCGACGACTCCTGCATGACCGAGTTCACCTCCGGCCAGACTGACCGGATGCGGCAACAAATGGCGACCTACCGCGACTTCGCCTAG
- a CDS encoding fasciclin domain-containing protein: MQNKIRTAVVVAGIGALVLTAAACGSSDNAASSNSAAMTTTTTAAPMTTKAAMADPAADLVGPGCADYAKAVPSGAGSVSGMAADPVAVAAGNNPLLTTLVAAVSGKLNPKVNLVDTLNGGEFTVFAPVDDAFKKIDAATIEKLKTDDALLTKILTYHVVAGQKSPTAVVGSQTTVEKGTVEVTGSGNNLKVNDANVICGGVKTANATVYLIDTVLIPKS, from the coding sequence ATGCAGAACAAGATTCGCACCGCTGTCGTCGTCGCCGGTATCGGCGCGCTCGTGCTGACCGCGGCGGCCTGCGGGAGCAGCGACAACGCCGCGAGCTCGAACTCGGCCGCGATGACGACCACGACCACCGCCGCCCCCATGACCACGAAGGCCGCGATGGCCGACCCGGCCGCCGACCTGGTCGGCCCCGGCTGCGCCGACTATGCCAAGGCCGTCCCCAGCGGCGCCGGATCCGTCTCCGGCATGGCCGCCGACCCCGTCGCCGTCGCCGCGGGCAACAACCCCCTGCTGACCACGTTGGTCGCCGCGGTGTCAGGCAAGCTCAACCCGAAGGTGAACCTGGTCGACACGCTCAACGGTGGCGAGTTCACCGTCTTCGCCCCGGTCGACGACGCCTTCAAGAAGATCGACGCGGCGACCATCGAGAAGCTCAAGACCGACGACGCCCTGCTGACCAAGATCCTGACCTACCACGTCGTCGCGGGCCAGAAGTCGCCCACCGCGGTCGTCGGCTCGCAGACCACCGTGGAAAAGGGCACCGTCGAGGTCACCGGCTCCGGCAACAACCTCAAGGTCAACGACGCCAACGTCATCTGCGGCGGCGTCAAGACCGCCAACGCCACGGTCTACCTGATCGACACCGTGCTCATCCCCAAGAGCTGA
- a CDS encoding helix-turn-helix transcriptional regulator: MVTRRTSLIAARKTAGFTQEKLADALGVARTTVQRWELGESSPLPYLRPKLAAILGVSAQQLGSWLDDHSVRAMRVAQPTGVLTMNTVVEAAQFPANGQGADQRRIALQNVYPELSVDRIAVVSGSLRSSRVEATVGASPSYLEGGDDVERQVFLRVLAGSVAGMAFADPLGEFAARAVSGGRLLGQGDVDQVLGLARAFADQDHQYGGQLSVRAVVTQLATTAELTDSSFGSSRVRGGWFAAVADLADTAGGVCFDAGLHSQAERAFRFSVGCATEAGDWDMRAKALTGLANLSVHLGREDDALSFAEEALVRADRLTPMVGAVVHTRHARALGLLGGARSVDCRSAVARAEDLFAAAAPGDEPAWLAYYDQAHLERDAGRAMVYLAFNGGDHEEARHRLEGSIARFPAGFSRGKALAKANLAALVMTCGDPREAVALGEDALAAVGVVRSDRVNDALKQLSQASREHATFTDARDLAERVERTLQAQAV; encoded by the coding sequence ATGGTGACACGGCGCACGTCGCTGATCGCGGCGCGGAAGACGGCTGGCTTCACACAGGAGAAGTTGGCCGACGCGCTCGGCGTCGCGCGAACCACGGTGCAGAGGTGGGAGTTGGGTGAATCGTCACCTCTGCCGTATCTTCGTCCGAAGTTGGCCGCCATTCTTGGCGTGTCGGCGCAGCAGTTGGGTAGCTGGCTCGATGACCATTCAGTGAGGGCCATGCGCGTAGCGCAGCCGACTGGGGTGCTCACTATGAACACGGTCGTGGAGGCCGCGCAATTCCCCGCCAACGGCCAAGGCGCGGATCAGCGGCGTATCGCTCTTCAGAATGTATATCCTGAGTTGTCCGTGGACCGCATTGCGGTTGTTTCGGGTTCATTGCGGTCATCTCGTGTCGAAGCTACGGTGGGTGCGAGCCCCAGCTACCTCGAAGGAGGGGATGACGTGGAGCGGCAGGTGTTCCTTCGTGTGCTTGCTGGTTCGGTTGCAGGCATGGCCTTCGCTGATCCCTTGGGTGAGTTCGCCGCCCGTGCGGTGAGTGGTGGCAGGCTGCTCGGCCAGGGTGATGTTGACCAGGTGCTGGGGCTCGCCCGGGCGTTCGCCGATCAGGACCATCAGTACGGCGGGCAGTTGTCTGTTCGCGCTGTGGTCACTCAGTTGGCGACCACGGCTGAGCTCACGGACAGCTCGTTCGGCAGCTCAAGGGTGCGTGGCGGTTGGTTCGCGGCTGTGGCCGACCTGGCCGATACGGCTGGGGGAGTGTGTTTCGACGCCGGCCTGCACTCGCAGGCGGAGCGGGCGTTTCGGTTCAGCGTGGGGTGTGCGACCGAGGCCGGGGACTGGGACATGCGGGCGAAGGCGCTCACCGGCTTGGCCAATCTCTCCGTTCACCTCGGCCGCGAGGATGACGCGCTGAGCTTCGCGGAGGAGGCGTTGGTGCGGGCCGATCGCCTGACTCCGATGGTGGGTGCGGTCGTGCACACCCGGCACGCCAGGGCGCTGGGGCTGTTGGGTGGGGCGCGGTCCGTTGATTGCCGGTCGGCAGTTGCCAGGGCTGAGGACTTGTTCGCCGCGGCGGCGCCTGGTGACGAACCGGCGTGGCTTGCGTACTACGACCAAGCGCACCTCGAGCGTGATGCGGGTCGAGCGATGGTGTACCTGGCGTTCAATGGCGGTGATCACGAGGAAGCACGGCACCGGTTGGAAGGGTCAATCGCCCGCTTCCCGGCAGGCTTCTCCCGTGGCAAAGCCTTGGCCAAGGCCAACCTCGCCGCCCTGGTCATGACGTGCGGCGACCCGAGGGAAGCCGTCGCGCTCGGCGAGGATGCTCTCGCCGCGGTCGGAGTCGTCCGCTCGGACCGAGTCAACGATGCGTTGAAACAACTCAGCCAAGCGTCGCGTGAGCACGCGACATTCACCGACGCTCGTGACCTGGCCGAACGAGTCGAGCGGACGCTCCAAGCGCAGGCTGTCTAA
- a CDS encoding class I SAM-dependent methyltransferase — protein sequence MTAVVPDEFAAALTGTATTLELSDGRTSPLHPDRWRDRAAGADRWLLDRCHGPTLDLGCGPGRLVEALLVRGLTVLGVDKSDHAIAQCHDRAVPVRRADIFTSLPAEGRWDHVLLADGNIGIGGDPVALLRRAAALVRAGGNVLVEIAPRPSGLWRGAARSRDHRGALGQWFAWAEVGADAIVAVARLAGLAVLEQGGAAGRAFVRLGPARAR from the coding sequence GTGACCGCCGTCGTCCCGGACGAGTTCGCCGCGGCGCTGACGGGCACGGCCACCACCCTGGAACTGTCCGATGGTCGCACCTCACCGCTGCACCCCGACCGCTGGCGGGATCGGGCTGCGGGCGCGGACCGGTGGCTGCTCGATCGCTGCCACGGCCCGACCCTGGACCTGGGCTGCGGCCCCGGCAGGCTGGTCGAGGCCCTGCTGGTGCGCGGGCTGACCGTGCTCGGGGTGGACAAGTCCGATCACGCCATCGCCCAGTGCCACGACCGCGCGGTGCCGGTGCGGCGGGCCGACATCTTCACCAGCCTGCCCGCCGAGGGCCGGTGGGACCACGTGTTGCTCGCCGACGGCAACATCGGCATCGGCGGCGACCCGGTGGCCCTGCTGCGCCGGGCCGCGGCGCTGGTGCGAGCGGGCGGAAACGTCCTGGTGGAGATCGCGCCTCGGCCCAGTGGCCTGTGGCGGGGCGCCGCCCGCTCCCGTGACCACCGCGGTGCGCTGGGCCAGTGGTTCGCCTGGGCCGAGGTCGGGGCCGACGCGATCGTCGCCGTGGCGCGCCTGGCCGGGCTCGCGGTACTGGAACAGGGCGGCGCCGCTGGGCGCGCGTTCGTCCGACTGGGCCCCGCACGTGCCCGCTGA
- a CDS encoding cytochrome c biogenesis protein DipZ yields MPVLTLALIGLIGGAVTGISPCILPVLPVIFFSGAQSARQRAEGAVAVAEKPPSKWRPFQVIAGLVVSFSLVTLFGSLLLSVLGLPQDVLRWAGLVVLVLIGVGLIVPRFEHLLERPFSWIPQRNPDASKGGFALGLALGAVYVPCAGPVLAAITVAGSTGRIGWDTVVLTTTFAVGAATPLLVFALAGRRVAERVGAFRKRQRGIRITAGIVMITLAVGLVFNLPQLLQRALPDYTAPLQDKVNNSQPVRDALDLANLTNDQNKDLSKCTVGATELQSCGTAPDIRGIQQWVNGDPVELSQLRGKVVLLDFWAYSCINCQRSIPHVTAWDSAYRAAGLRVIGVHSPEYAFEKEPRNVIDAVAGFGIRYPVALDNSLSTWTNYRNRYWPAHYLIDATGTVRHIKFGEGEYDVTERMIRDLLREADPEVTLPAPTDTADTTPNTGEITRETFLGSTKQVNYAGTGRYTAGDAAFTFPAQQPDGSFALDGAWTLDTQNITPTSTEARVRLNYRAKEVRVVLSGTGTLTVNTPTGTRTISVSGTPRSYEVITTPSVQSGAITATASSGVALFSFTFG; encoded by the coding sequence GTGCCGGTGTTGACGCTCGCGCTGATCGGGTTGATCGGTGGTGCGGTGACGGGGATCTCGCCGTGCATCCTGCCGGTGTTGCCGGTGATCTTCTTCTCCGGCGCGCAGTCGGCGCGGCAGCGCGCCGAGGGCGCGGTGGCGGTCGCGGAGAAGCCGCCGTCGAAGTGGCGGCCGTTCCAGGTGATCGCCGGTCTTGTGGTGAGCTTCTCGCTGGTGACGCTGTTCGGGTCGTTGTTGTTGTCTGTGTTGGGTTTGCCGCAGGACGTGTTGCGGTGGGCCGGGTTGGTCGTGCTCGTGCTGATCGGTGTGGGGTTGATCGTGCCGAGGTTCGAGCACTTGTTGGAGCGGCCGTTCTCCTGGATCCCGCAGCGCAATCCGGACGCCTCCAAGGGCGGGTTCGCATTGGGCTTGGCGTTGGGCGCGGTGTACGTGCCGTGCGCAGGCCCGGTGTTGGCCGCGATCACGGTCGCCGGGTCGACAGGGCGGATCGGGTGGGACACGGTCGTGCTGACCACGACCTTCGCGGTCGGTGCGGCCACGCCGTTGTTGGTGTTCGCGTTGGCCGGGCGCCGGGTCGCCGAGCGGGTCGGCGCGTTCCGCAAGCGGCAGCGCGGGATCCGGATCACCGCGGGCATCGTCATGATCACCCTCGCGGTCGGGTTGGTGTTCAACCTGCCGCAGTTGTTGCAGCGCGCTCTGCCGGACTACACGGCGCCGTTGCAGGACAAGGTGAACAACTCCCAACCCGTCCGCGACGCGCTCGACCTCGCGAACCTGACCAACGACCAGAACAAGGACCTCTCCAAGTGCACCGTCGGCGCCACCGAGCTGCAGAGCTGCGGCACCGCGCCGGACATCCGCGGCATCCAGCAGTGGGTCAACGGTGATCCGGTCGAGTTGTCCCAGCTGCGCGGGAAGGTGGTGCTACTGGACTTCTGGGCGTACTCGTGCATCAACTGCCAACGCTCGATCCCGCACGTGACAGCCTGGGACTCCGCCTACCGCGCCGCGGGGCTGCGGGTGATCGGCGTGCACTCCCCCGAGTACGCGTTCGAGAAGGAACCCCGCAACGTCATCGACGCCGTCGCCGGGTTCGGCATCCGCTACCCGGTCGCGCTGGACAACTCGTTGTCCACGTGGACCAACTACCGCAACCGCTACTGGCCCGCCCACTACCTGATCGACGCCACCGGAACCGTCCGGCACATCAAGTTCGGCGAGGGCGAGTACGACGTGACCGAGCGGATGATCCGGGACCTGTTGCGCGAAGCCGATCCCGAGGTGACCCTACCCGCGCCGACGGACACCGCCGATACCACGCCGAACACCGGCGAAATCACCCGGGAGACCTTCCTCGGCTCGACCAAACAGGTCAACTACGCCGGAACCGGGCGCTACACCGCGGGCGACGCGGCGTTCACCTTCCCCGCGCAGCAGCCTGATGGCTCCTTCGCCCTCGACGGCGCGTGGACGCTGGACACCCAGAACATCACCCCCACCAGCACCGAAGCCCGGGTGCGGCTGAACTACCGGGCCAAGGAAGTCCGCGTCGTCCTGTCGGGCACCGGCACCCTCACCGTCAACACCCCCACCGGCACCCGAACGATCTCCGTGTCCGGCACACCGCGCTCGTACGAGGTCATCACCACCCCATCAGTGCAGTCGGGCGCGATCACCGCGACAGCGAGCAGTGGTGTCGCCCTGTTCTCCTTCACCTTCGGCTGA
- a CDS encoding DUF4203 domain-containing protein, with the protein MTTGHVDMVSGVFAMAVGIVLCFFGVRSLHLAVVASGLALGWLLAEPFDAGQGAALIIAVAVAALAWVLVVVVFRTGLFFIGALTGAIIGAKLLGLFQGTDIVLAILFAASTGFLTGLAVQRYRLPMVALACALGGAGLALSGLAWTFPDALGFLREPAAGWQAVVAGTAWIALGAVGWSAQRAHTAQN; encoded by the coding sequence ATGACCACGGGGCACGTCGACATGGTGTCCGGAGTGTTCGCCATGGCAGTGGGGATCGTCTTGTGCTTCTTCGGTGTCCGCTCCCTGCACTTGGCGGTGGTCGCGTCCGGGCTGGCACTGGGGTGGTTGCTGGCCGAGCCGTTCGACGCGGGCCAGGGTGCCGCGCTGATCATCGCGGTCGCCGTGGCGGCACTGGCCTGGGTGTTGGTGGTTGTGGTGTTCCGAACCGGGCTGTTCTTCATCGGCGCGCTCACGGGCGCCATCATCGGGGCCAAGCTGCTCGGTCTCTTCCAGGGCACCGACATCGTGCTGGCCATCTTGTTCGCGGCCTCGACGGGGTTCCTCACCGGCCTGGCGGTTCAGCGGTACCGCCTACCGATGGTCGCTCTGGCCTGCGCACTGGGTGGCGCGGGCCTGGCGCTGAGCGGCTTGGCCTGGACATTTCCCGACGCGCTCGGCTTCCTGCGCGAACCCGCAGCGGGCTGGCAGGCCGTGGTGGCAGGCACGGCTTGGATCGCCCTTGGCGCCGTGGGATGGTCCGCTCAACGCGCTCACACCGCGCAGAACTGA
- a CDS encoding HdeD family acid-resistance protein — protein sequence MTEEPVVAGVGQAGAGSRRGLGVLNGVLMVGVGIAALVWPRASLGLLALLFAITLIANGVVRVLQAIADDSASGGGRVLLGVVGALSLLVGLLCLRSPSQTLTLFAVLAGSWWLVGGVLAVVAALGDRGGEGRGWSVVLGVLSAVAGAYVLVQPEISLAALELALGVGLIVIGAITGVEAVRARPARG from the coding sequence ATGACCGAGGAGCCAGTCGTGGCGGGGGTAGGCCAGGCCGGTGCCGGTTCGCGGCGGGGCTTGGGGGTGCTCAACGGCGTGTTGATGGTCGGGGTGGGGATCGCCGCGCTCGTGTGGCCGCGAGCTTCGCTGGGGCTCTTGGCGCTGCTGTTCGCCATCACCCTGATCGCCAACGGCGTGGTGCGGGTTCTGCAGGCGATCGCCGACGATTCGGCGTCCGGGGGCGGGCGGGTGTTGCTCGGGGTGGTCGGCGCGCTGTCACTCCTGGTTGGCTTGCTGTGCCTGCGGTCCCCGTCGCAGACCTTGACGTTGTTCGCCGTCTTGGCGGGTTCGTGGTGGCTGGTCGGCGGTGTACTGGCTGTGGTGGCCGCGCTTGGCGACCGTGGGGGCGAAGGCCGTGGGTGGTCGGTCGTATTGGGTGTGCTGAGCGCGGTCGCGGGAGCTTACGTCCTCGTGCAGCCGGAGATCTCGCTCGCGGCACTGGAGTTGGCCCTCGGAGTGGGGCTGATCGTGATCGGTGCCATTACCGGCGTCGAAGCCGTCCGTGCTCGCCCGGCGCGCGGATGA
- a CDS encoding NAD-dependent epimerase/dehydratase family protein, which produces MRILLTGGAGFIGSHIADAVRAAGHSVVLLDCLLPQAHARGEMPAWLDGFEVVPGDVRDRSALDKVLGGVDVVCHQAAMVGHGVDPSDAPDYASINDFGTAVLLAAMYEHGIGRLVLASSMVVYGEGRYHCGRHGVVTPGRRRVEDIDAGRFEPGCPVCGDPLESGLVPEDAPLDPRSTYAATKLAQEHLCGAWARQTGGDVWALRYHNVYGPRMPKDTPYAGVASIFRSSLERGEAPKVMEDGGQRRDFVHVGDVAAANLAALTTPAPAGECRPVNICSGTPHTVGEMAHALAEAMGGPVPEVVGGARAGDVRHVVADPARARDELGFTAQVPFADGMVEFAKAPLRG; this is translated from the coding sequence ATGCGGATTCTGCTCACCGGCGGTGCCGGGTTCATCGGGTCACACATCGCCGACGCCGTTCGGGCCGCAGGGCACTCGGTGGTGTTGCTGGACTGCCTGTTGCCCCAGGCACACGCGCGGGGCGAGATGCCCGCGTGGTTGGACGGGTTCGAGGTCGTGCCGGGGGATGTGCGGGACCGGTCGGCGCTGGACAAGGTGCTGGGCGGGGTTGACGTGGTGTGTCACCAGGCGGCGATGGTGGGGCACGGGGTGGACCCCTCGGACGCCCCGGACTACGCGAGCATCAACGACTTTGGGACTGCGGTGTTGTTGGCGGCGATGTACGAGCACGGGATCGGCAGGTTGGTGTTGGCCAGTTCGATGGTGGTCTACGGCGAAGGGCGCTACCACTGTGGACGGCACGGGGTCGTGACACCGGGCAGGCGTCGGGTGGAAGACATCGACGCTGGGCGGTTCGAGCCCGGTTGCCCGGTGTGTGGCGATCCGCTGGAGTCGGGGTTGGTGCCGGAGGATGCGCCGTTGGACCCGCGCAGCACTTACGCGGCCACGAAGTTGGCCCAGGAACACCTGTGTGGCGCGTGGGCGCGGCAGACCGGCGGGGACGTGTGGGCCTTGCGGTACCACAACGTCTACGGGCCCAGGATGCCGAAAGACACCCCGTACGCGGGTGTGGCATCGATCTTCCGGTCCTCTTTGGAGCGTGGTGAGGCGCCGAAGGTGATGGAAGACGGGGGACAGCGGCGGGATTTCGTGCACGTCGGCGACGTGGCGGCGGCGAACCTGGCCGCGCTCACCACACCCGCCCCCGCCGGTGAGTGCCGCCCGGTCAACATCTGCTCCGGTACTCCGCACACCGTCGGGGAGATGGCGCACGCCTTGGCCGAGGCCATGGGCGGTCCGGTGCCGGAGGTGGTGGGTGGCGCGCGGGCGGGCGATGTGCGGCACGTGGTCGCCGATCCGGCGCGGGCACGCGATGAACTCGGCTTCACCGCACAGGTTCCGTTCGCCGACGGGATGGTCGAGTTCGCCAAGGCCCCGTTGCGCGGGTGA
- a CDS encoding molybdopterin-dependent oxidoreductase, which translates to MPADLRGRATGWLREHWPFPAERWRSPLRGPWLTSVFGLVLLVALPVVVITGLLSYIAYGPQFGQAIPGDVGWLRLPLFDWPTQPSWLYRLTQGLHVGLGLVLVPVVLAKLWSVLPRLFSWPPVRSAVHLLERLSVLLLVGSILFEIVTGLLNIQYDYVFGFSFYTAHYWGAWVFIAAFACHIVIKLPTMAKVLRSRSLRAELRTSRADTRPEPADDGLVAVEPAPATLSRRGALGVVTGGSVLVGLLTAGQTIDWLRPLALLLPRGLDPGDGPNGFPVNRTATAAGITDADTGPGWTLLLSGGPTPLTLDRDRLAAMPQHTATLPIACVEGWSTTQDWTGIRLRDLATLAGVANPTSAHVRSLERDGGFNSATLQGNQVTHPDALLALRVNGADLSPDHGYPARVIVPALPGVHNTKWVRSIEFRR; encoded by the coding sequence GTGCCCGCTGACCTGCGCGGACGCGCCACCGGCTGGCTACGGGAGCATTGGCCGTTCCCCGCCGAGCGGTGGCGCAGCCCCTTGCGCGGACCTTGGCTGACCTCGGTGTTCGGTCTTGTCCTGCTCGTGGCGCTGCCGGTCGTCGTGATCACCGGCCTGCTGTCCTACATCGCCTACGGCCCCCAGTTCGGACAGGCCATCCCCGGTGATGTCGGCTGGCTGCGCCTGCCGTTGTTCGACTGGCCCACCCAACCGTCCTGGCTCTACCGCCTCACCCAGGGACTGCACGTGGGACTGGGACTCGTCCTCGTCCCCGTTGTGCTGGCCAAGCTGTGGTCGGTGCTGCCGCGCCTGTTCTCCTGGCCGCCGGTCCGGTCCGCGGTGCACCTGCTCGAGCGGCTCTCGGTGTTGTTGCTGGTCGGGTCGATCTTGTTCGAGATCGTCACCGGCCTGCTCAACATCCAGTACGACTACGTGTTCGGGTTCAGCTTCTACACCGCGCACTACTGGGGCGCGTGGGTGTTCATCGCCGCCTTCGCCTGCCACATCGTCATCAAACTCCCCACTATGGCGAAGGTGCTTCGGTCCCGCTCCCTTCGCGCCGAACTGCGCACATCCCGCGCCGACACCCGGCCGGAGCCCGCCGATGACGGCTTGGTCGCGGTCGAACCCGCCCCCGCCACCCTCAGCAGGCGCGGCGCGCTCGGCGTCGTCACGGGCGGGTCGGTGCTCGTCGGGTTGCTCACCGCGGGGCAGACCATCGACTGGCTGCGACCGCTGGCACTGCTGCTACCACGGGGCCTCGACCCCGGTGACGGACCCAACGGCTTCCCGGTCAACCGCACGGCCACCGCCGCGGGCATCACCGACGCCGACACCGGCCCCGGCTGGACCCTGCTGCTCTCCGGCGGACCCACCCCGCTCACCCTGGACCGCGACCGCCTCGCCGCGATGCCCCAGCACACCGCCACCCTGCCCATCGCCTGCGTCGAGGGCTGGTCCACCACCCAGGACTGGACCGGCATCCGCCTCCGCGACCTGGCCACCCTCGCTGGAGTCGCGAACCCGACCAGCGCCCACGTCCGCTCGCTCGAACGCGACGGCGGCTTCAATTCCGCCACCCTGCAAGGCAACCAGGTCACCCACCCCGACGCCCTGCTCGCCTTGCGCGTCAACGGCGCCGATCTGTCCCCCGACCACGGCTATCCGGCGCGGGTGATCGTCCCCGCGCTGCCCGGCGTCCACAACACCAAGTGGGTCCGCTCGATCGAGTTCCGCCGATGA